In Acidisarcina polymorpha, the DNA window CACTCAGGTGCGCGAAGACCTGCTGGCGCTCTTTGGCTTCATCTCCCTCGGAGAAAAACGGCTCTTTGAGCGGCTGATCACGGTGAGCGGAGTCGGTCCCAAGCTCGCTGTCACCATCCTCAGCGGGCTCAATCCGGAAATGACCGTGACCGCCATCCGCGGTCAGGACCATGCCATGCTGACTCGCATACCCGGCGTCGGCAAGAAACTCGCCGAACGCCTCGTTGTCGAGCTCAAAGACAAACTCGAAGACCTGGCCACGGCTCCGGCAGCTGCGGCTGCAGCGGGTCCAGCCGCCGACGATGTTCTTTCGGCACTGGTGAATCTCGGCTACCAGCGGCCGGCCGCGCTGAAAGCCATCGAAGCCGCGGTTGCCAAGAACAAAGCTCTCGGAGCAAACTTCGATGAACTCTTCAGGGCTGCGTTGCAGCTCATTCGCTGAGCGTCTGCTTTGCCAGGCCCATATCAGCAAGCACCGCCTCGGCGGCTCTCCGTCCCGAAGCAAGTGCCCCCTGAATGGATGCGGTTTCGAGAATATCTCCAGCGCGATATACACCCGGTACGCTCGTCCGCGGGTCTCCTGTCTCCCACTCCGCGGTCTTTTGAAGAGGCACTGCCTGCGGAATTGAGTAGCAACGCAGGACTTGCCAGTCTCGAACTTCCGTCCCGAACCATACTTGAAGGTGGGCGCGAACATCGTGCTCCAGCCGATCTGTTTCGGCTTGGTCCGTCGGCGACTGCCCCACCACGCTGGCAGAAATCAGGTGCCGCTTAGGTGGCGCATACGAGGCTGAAACGTTGCTCATCACGACTGCATTATTGACCGGTCCAGCCTGCTCTCCCTCACCGTTCAGTACGAGAATCGCTTCACTGACAGGCGCCTGTGAGGCAGAAAAATAGAACGTCGTCGTGCGGTTCCAACGGCCATCCAATCTCCCCGTTTTCTTAAGCGCTGGCAATAAGTCCCCGCCCTGAGATTTTGGAACCGCAATGACGATTCTTTCGGCTTGGTAGCGGCCGTCGCTGGCAAGAGCGGAAAAGCCTTGGGCTTCCTGACGGACCTCTTTCACCAGGCAGTTCGTTAGGAGCCCTCCCGGTTTGATTTGCCGGGCAAGCTGCGCAGGCAGCGCTTGCATCCCGGCGGAGGGCACTGCAACCGAACCTTGCGAGAACATCCTGAACAGGAAATCAAAGTAGCGGCTCGACGTCACTAACTCTCTCTCCGAGAAGACGCCGCCGAAGAAAGGCCGAAAGAATCGCTCGATGATCTTCGACGAGAAACCAAAGTTCTCCAGACGACCTTGTGTCGTTGTCTCCTCACCAGAAAAAAGATCGGCGGAATGGCCTTGCGTTACTCGCTGGCGAAGCCCGCCGACTCGAAGCTTGTCTCCCAAAGTCACCACCGGGTCGAATGCCAGCCGCAAGGCCGCGAACGGTTCGCGAAAGGGATCCGCAAAGCGATGGAAGCGGCCGCCGTGCCACACCAGCGCTCCCGGCCTCAACGCCTTCAGGTCTAAGGCGGAATAGTCGAAGACGCGTTCGGCCTCTGGATAAGCCGTCAGCAGCACCTGAAAACCGCGGTCGAGCAGGAAGCCATCGATAGCGTCGGTAAGAACACGGCCGCCGGGTATGTCCGATGCCTCGAGCAGGAGCACGTCGAGCCCGGCACGCTCCAGGGTCAACGCGCAATGAAGACCCGCAAGCCCCGCCCCAATGATGACAACATCCTTCATCCGCCGCTGCTCTCCGGCTCAGTGTTTGACTCAGCACTTTCAGGATACCTGGCGCTCCCCAGCTCCTGGATCGCCTGTT includes these proteins:
- the ruvA gene encoding Holliday junction branch migration protein RuvA — translated: MIAHLRGRILSKQPGQVIVEAGGVGYDVTISVPTFTALAAEGAETALHIHTQVREDLLALFGFISLGEKRLFERLITVSGVGPKLAVTILSGLNPEMTVTAIRGQDHAMLTRIPGVGKKLAERLVVELKDKLEDLATAPAAAAAAGPAADDVLSALVNLGYQRPAALKAIEAAVAKNKALGANFDELFRAALQLIR
- a CDS encoding NAD(P)/FAD-dependent oxidoreductase, producing MKDVVIIGAGLAGLHCALTLERAGLDVLLLEASDIPGGRVLTDAIDGFLLDRGFQVLLTAYPEAERVFDYSALDLKALRPGALVWHGGRFHRFADPFREPFAALRLAFDPVVTLGDKLRVGGLRQRVTQGHSADLFSGEETTTQGRLENFGFSSKIIERFFRPFFGGVFSERELVTSSRYFDFLFRMFSQGSVAVPSAGMQALPAQLARQIKPGGLLTNCLVKEVRQEAQGFSALASDGRYQAERIVIAVPKSQGGDLLPALKKTGRLDGRWNRTTTFYFSASQAPVSEAILVLNGEGEQAGPVNNAVVMSNVSASYAPPKRHLISASVVGQSPTDQAETDRLEHDVRAHLQVWFGTEVRDWQVLRCYSIPQAVPLQKTAEWETGDPRTSVPGVYRAGDILETASIQGALASGRRAAEAVLADMGLAKQTLSE